A single Candidatus Hydrogenedentota bacterium DNA region contains:
- the rplF gene encoding 50S ribosomal protein L6, translated as MSRIGRLPVPIPDGVTCEVKGACLKVKGPKGTLEREFVPRMKITLEDKEIHVTRPSDAREDRAVHGLTRALVHNMIVGVTQGFEKTLLIEGVGYRASLQGRNLNLALGYSHPVTVEPPEGIAFAVDTPQTIRVSGIDKELVGQVAANIRAIRKPEPYKGKGVRYSTEHVRRKVGKAGAK; from the coding sequence GTGTCGCGAATCGGTAGACTGCCGGTGCCCATTCCGGATGGCGTGACCTGCGAAGTGAAGGGCGCTTGCCTGAAGGTCAAAGGCCCGAAGGGAACGCTGGAACGCGAATTTGTGCCGCGCATGAAGATTACGCTCGAAGACAAGGAAATCCACGTTACGCGGCCGAGCGACGCGCGCGAGGACCGCGCCGTCCACGGCCTGACGCGGGCGCTCGTCCACAACATGATTGTCGGCGTGACACAGGGCTTCGAGAAGACGCTGCTTATCGAAGGCGTGGGGTACCGCGCCTCGCTGCAGGGCCGGAACCTTAACCTGGCGCTCGGCTACAGCCATCCGGTGACCGTCGAGCCGCCGGAAGGGATTGCCTTTGCTGTGGATACCCCGCAGACGATCCGGGTTTCCGGCATCGACAAGGAACTGGTCGGGCAGGTGGCCGCGAACATTCGCGCCATCCGCAAACCCGAACCGTACAAGGGCAAGGGCGTGCGTTACTCGACCGAGCATGTGCGTCGTAAAGTGGGCAAGGCCGGCGCCAAGTAA
- the rpsH gene encoding 30S ribosomal protein S8, protein MAMSDPIADLLTRLRNAILAQQGVVECPASGLKLEICRVLKEQGFIKDFEIVEDIGPGRLRITLKYLPDRSPVLQGLRRISRPSLRVYVRTKDIKPVRSGLGISILSTSSGVMTGKDARKAGVGGELICEVW, encoded by the coding sequence ATGGCTATGAGTGATCCCATTGCCGATTTGCTGACGCGCCTGCGCAACGCCATCCTGGCGCAGCAAGGCGTCGTGGAATGCCCGGCGTCCGGCCTGAAGCTCGAAATCTGCCGCGTACTGAAGGAACAAGGCTTCATCAAGGATTTCGAGATCGTGGAGGATATCGGGCCAGGCCGACTGCGTATCACGCTCAAGTACCTGCCGGACCGCAGCCCGGTGCTCCAGGGTCTGCGGCGCATCAGCAGGCCCAGCCTGCGCGTGTATGTGCGCACGAAGGATATCAAGCCTGTCCGCAGCGGACTCGGCATTTCAATTCTCAGCACATCCAGCGGCGTGATGACCGGCAAAGACGCGCGCAAGGCGGGCGTCGGCGGCGAGCTCATCTGCGAGGTCTGGTAA
- the rpsN gene encoding 30S ribosomal protein S14 codes for MAKKCKIEQVKRITKLVNQYRGKRRELLAIIKNPASTMEQRQEAYRKLARLPRDSSPVRYRNRCALSGRPRGYYRKFRLSRIALRELALEGKLPGVKKSSW; via the coding sequence TTGGCGAAGAAATGCAAGATTGAACAGGTAAAGCGGATAACGAAGCTGGTGAACCAGTATCGCGGCAAGCGCCGAGAACTGCTCGCCATCATCAAGAATCCCGCGTCGACCATGGAACAGCGGCAGGAGGCCTACCGCAAACTGGCGCGGCTGCCCCGCGACTCGAGCCCGGTGCGCTACCGTAACAGGTGTGCCCTATCGGGCCGTCCCCGGGGCTACTACCGCAAATTCCGCCTGTCCCGGATAGCCTTGCGTGAACTGGCGCTCGAAGGCAAGTTGCCCGGCGTGAAAAAGTCGAGCTGGTGA
- the rplE gene encoding 50S ribosomal protein L5: protein MAPRLKERYANEILPRMREQFGYKNVMQAVKVEKVVVNMGVGDATQDLRLLETALTELGVITGQKGCIRKARRSISNFKLRAGAQVGCMVTLRGNRMYEFMDRLFNVAIPRIRDFRGISPRGFDKFGNFTLGLREQTIFPEINIDKITKVRGMNITFVIKNSKSPEESRELLRQLGMPFSN from the coding sequence GTGGCACCAAGACTCAAAGAACGCTACGCAAACGAGATTCTGCCGCGCATGCGCGAGCAGTTCGGCTACAAGAACGTCATGCAGGCGGTGAAGGTCGAGAAAGTCGTCGTCAACATGGGCGTCGGCGACGCGACCCAGGACCTGCGCTTGCTCGAAACCGCGCTGACCGAATTGGGCGTCATCACGGGGCAGAAAGGCTGCATCCGCAAGGCGCGGCGGTCCATTTCGAACTTCAAGCTGCGCGCGGGCGCGCAGGTCGGCTGCATGGTCACGCTGCGCGGCAACCGCATGTACGAGTTCATGGACCGGCTGTTCAACGTGGCGATCCCGCGTATCCGCGACTTTCGCGGCATTTCGCCGCGCGGTTTTGACAAGTTCGGGAATTTCACCCTCGGTCTGCGCGAGCAGACCATATTCCCAGAAATCAATATAGACAAGATCACGAAAGTGCGCGGCATGAACATCACGTTCGTGATCAAGAACAGCAAGTCCCCGGAAGAAAGCCGCGAGTTGTTGCGCCAACTCGGGATGCCGTTCAGCAATTAG
- the rplX gene encoding 50S ribosomal protein L24: MHIRKNDTVVVIRGKYKGRRGRVLAMYPKKERLLVEGVNVIKRHTKASSRNQQGGIVEREAPIHLSNVMPWCESAKAPSKIVMKRLEDGSRVRIFQINGETLNDKR, from the coding sequence ATGCATATCCGCAAGAACGATACGGTCGTGGTGATCCGCGGCAAATACAAAGGCCGCCGGGGTCGCGTACTGGCCATGTATCCGAAGAAGGAACGGCTGTTGGTCGAAGGCGTGAATGTCATCAAGCGCCACACCAAGGCGAGCAGCCGCAATCAGCAGGGCGGTATCGTCGAACGTGAAGCGCCGATACACCTCTCAAACGTCATGCCGTGGTGTGAATCGGCCAAGGCGCCGTCCAAGATCGTGATGAAACGGCTGGAAGACGGCAGCCGCGTGCGGATCTTCCAAATTAACGGCGAAACCCTCAACGATAAGCGGTGA
- the rplN gene encoding 50S ribosomal protein L14 translates to MIQIYSRLKVADNSGARRIRIIQIMGGSKRRYGGLGDIVTATVKDALPNAAIKKGDVVKAVIVRMRQDTKRADGTTIRFDSNAAVLVNLDKKNKGNEPEPRGTRVFGPVPRELRAKGFTKILSLAPEVL, encoded by the coding sequence ATGATTCAGATTTATTCGCGACTGAAGGTGGCGGACAACAGCGGCGCCCGGCGAATCCGCATCATTCAAATTATGGGCGGGTCGAAGCGGCGTTACGGCGGGCTCGGTGACATCGTCACCGCGACGGTGAAAGACGCGCTGCCGAACGCCGCGATCAAGAAGGGCGACGTGGTGAAAGCGGTCATCGTGCGCATGCGTCAGGACACGAAGCGCGCGGACGGCACGACGATCCGCTTCGATTCGAACGCCGCCGTTCTGGTCAACCTGGACAAGAAGAACAAGGGCAACGAACCGGAGCCGCGCGGCACGCGCGTGTTCGGGCCCGTGCCCAGGGAATTGCGCGCCAAGGGGTTCACCAAGATCCTGTCCCTGGCGCCCGAAGTGCTGTAG
- the rpsQ gene encoding 30S ribosomal protein S17, with product MADAYRKERVGVVASDRMDKTITVVVESLKQHALYKKGIKRTKKFKAHDERNECHVGDTVRIVETRPLSKTKRWRLAEIVKRAD from the coding sequence ATGGCAGACGCATACCGGAAAGAGCGGGTTGGCGTAGTGGCCAGCGACCGCATGGACAAGACGATTACGGTCGTCGTGGAATCGCTGAAGCAGCACGCCCTCTACAAGAAGGGCATCAAGCGGACGAAGAAGTTCAAAGCCCATGACGAGCGCAACGAGTGCCACGTGGGCGACACGGTGCGGATTGTGGAGACGCGGCCGCTCAGCAAGACGAAGCGGTGGCGTCTGGCAGAAATCGTGAAACGCGCAGATTGA
- the rpmC gene encoding 50S ribosomal protein L29 has protein sequence MKANQLREMTGEQLQERLGKRQRDLLAYRVQATTEIVENVRSVREARKEIARIKTVLRERDLAAEKRK, from the coding sequence GTGAAAGCGAATCAATTGCGTGAAATGACCGGCGAGCAGCTGCAGGAACGGCTGGGCAAGCGCCAGCGCGACCTGCTCGCCTACCGCGTCCAGGCCACGACCGAGATCGTCGAAAATGTGCGATCCGTGCGCGAGGCGCGCAAGGAGATCGCGCGCATCAAGACGGTGCTGCGGGAACGGGACCTCGCCGCCGAGAAGAGGAAATAG
- the rplP gene encoding 50S ribosomal protein L16, whose product MLMPKRVKYRKQQRGRRSGKSKGGISVDFGEYGLKAMRDGWVTARQIEAARIAMTRYVKRGGKIWIRVFPDKPITKKPAEVRMGKGKGAPEEWVAVVKPGRVMFEIEGVTEGIAREAIRLAGHKLPIPTKFVKRD is encoded by the coding sequence ATGTTGATGCCGAAGCGAGTCAAGTACCGCAAGCAGCAGCGCGGCCGCCGTTCGGGCAAGAGTAAGGGCGGCATTTCGGTGGATTTTGGCGAGTATGGACTCAAGGCGATGCGTGACGGCTGGGTCACGGCGCGCCAGATTGAAGCGGCCCGTATCGCCATGACGCGCTACGTGAAGCGCGGCGGGAAGATCTGGATTCGGGTATTTCCGGATAAACCCATCACGAAAAAGCCCGCAGAAGTGCGCATGGGTAAAGGCAAGGGCGCGCCCGAAGAGTGGGTGGCCGTTGTGAAGCCGGGCCGCGTCATGTTCGAGATCGAAGGTGTGACCGAGGGTATCGCGCGCGAGGCCATTCGCCTCGCCGGGCACAAACTGCCGATCCCGACCAAGTTCGTGAAGCGCGACTAG